TACGTGAGCCAATTGAAAGAGAAGCAGGTTTTATCAAGGGTTCTATCAATATTCCTCTACCAGAGCTACGCAATCGACATGCTGAGCTACCAAAAGACCAAACAATCTATGTATCCTGCCAAGTGGGATTACGCGGATATTTAGCGGCACGTTTGCTTAGTGAATATGGTTATCAGGTGAAAAATGTAGATGGTGGCTATAAAACATATCGTATGGGCAAATCGACAGAAGAAGCGATCAATCCAAGAAAAGAGGATGTAACTCCAGTGATAGGAAGCCAATCCGGAAAACATTCATCAGACGAACAATCACAATCAAAGCGATCCAATTTATCATCTTCTACCATTGATAGCCCATCGATTACTATTGATGCATGCGGGTTACAATGTCCAGGTCCAATTATGCAAGTTTTCCAAGCTGTATCACGAGCCCAAGACGGACAGATAATTGAAGTAAAAGCCACAGACCCTGGATTTATGGCCGATATTGCTGCGTGGTGTAACAAAACAGGGAATACCCTTCTCTCCTCCGAATATAGCAATAAAGTAGCCCATGTTTTTATTCAAAAGGGTACAAACATGCCTACCTCAATCGCAGGATCTGCTATGCAACAAGCCAATGATGAAAAACAAATTGATAAAACGGGAGCTACTATGGTCGTTTTTAGTGGTGATTTAGATAAAGCGATGGCTTCGTTTATCATTGCTTCAGGAGCGGCTTCTATGGGTAAAAAGGTGACGATGTTCTTTACTTTCTGGGGGCTAAACATTTTACGTCGCGAACATGCGCCGGTAGTTGAGAAGGATACGCTGGAAAAGATGTTTGGAATGATGATGCCAAAAGGGGCAAATAAGCTAACATTATCGAAAATGAACATGGCAGGAATGGGTACGAAAATGATGCAGCATGTCATGGAAAAGAAAAATGTAGACTCCTTAGAGACACTAATGAAGAATGCTCAAGAAGTAGGAGTCAAATTGGTAGCCTGCGCCATGAGTATGGATATCATGGGGATTAAACAAGAAGAATTAATTGACGGAGTAGATGTAGCCGGTGTTGCTTCATATCTGAGCGATGCGCAAGAATCGGGACTTAATTTATTTATTTAATGAAAAAGACATTGGAGAAGAGAGGTGAAACGGATGGATTATAATGATTCTGTCAAAAATCGATTGAAGCGAATAGAGGGTCAGGTACGCGGTGTACTGAAGATGATGGAAGAAGATAAGGACTGTCGAGACGTGGTGACACAGCTTTCTGCCGTTCGTACCGCTGTAGATCGTGTAATTGGTCTAGTCGTCGCGAGTAATCTGGAGCATTGTATACGTGAAGAATTGGAAAAGGGAAATGATCCAGAACAGGTAATTAAAGAAGCTGTCGATATATTGGTTAAAAGTAGATAAATATCCTGCAAGTTATTATCTGATATAAACAACCCGGGGGTAAGCTTCGGGTTGTTTTATTTTTCTCGAGAACTCATGAAGGTAAGCAGTATCTGGATTCAATCTTTTCAAAAAAAGTGGAAACTATATTATTTTACAAATAAACATACCATTTGATGTGAAGTTTGTTATAATGTACGGAAATCAAATGCAGTGAGGAGAAAAACATGTCAAAAAGTGAACAGTGGACTTCAAAGTTAGGTTTTATTTTGGCTGCCGCAGGATCAGCAATAGGGCTAGGGGCGATTTGGAAGTTCCCTTATGTTGCTGGTACGAGTGGTGGAGGAGCTTTTTTCTTACTGTTTTTGTTATTTACGCTGTTGCTAGGTACTCCTTTATTACTAGGAGAGCTAATAGTTGGACGAAGCACGGGAAAAGATGCTGTTTCTGCTTATAAAGCGATCGCACCTAATACCCCATGGCACTGGGTGGGTAGATTAGGTATTGTTACTTGTTTTATCTTATTATCATTCTACAGTGTTGTAGGTGGCTGGATTCTTCTGTATTTCATTAAAAGCATCACAGGACAATTGATTGGCCAAGGTTTAGATTATAATCAATTATTTGGTCAAACCATTTCAGACTCATGGCTAGTGTTGTCTGTTCAATTTTTATTTATGATAATTACGATTTTGGTTGTGTCCCGAGGAGTTACTAATGGGATCGAAAAAGCTAATAAATATATGATGCCGGCACTCTTTCTGATTTTTCTCGCCCTTATTGTTCGTTCCGTTACGTTGCCGGGAGCTTGGGAAGGAATTACCTTCTTCCTACAACCAAATTTTAGCGAATTAACTTCTAAATCAATTTTGTATGCTTTGGGACAGGCTTTCTTCTCGTTAAGCGTAGGTGTATCGGTTATGGTGACCTTCAGCTCCTATTTGCCAAAGAATGAAAGCTTACCAAAATCTACAGTTTCCATTGTAATTTTGACCATTATCACCTCTCTGTTAGCCGGCTTGGCAATCTTTCCAGCTGTTTTCTCATTAGGAATGAAGCCTACGGAAGGACCTGGACTTTTATTCGTGGTCTTGCCAGCAGTGTTTGATCATATTCCGTTTGGAGCCTTTTTCTTGACCACCTTCTTGTTATTGTTCTTGTTTGCTACCTTAACCTCTGCATTCTCCATGCTAGAAATTAGTGTAGCAGCGATCACAAAGGGCAATCAGGCAAAACGTGCTTCCGCTGCTTGGAAGGTAGGCATTTTGATTTTCGTATTAGGAATTCCTTCTGCATTAGCATACGGAGTGTTAGGTGATATAACGATCTTTGGTAAAAGCTTCTTTGATGCAGCGGATTTCTTGGTAAGTAATATCTTAATGCCACTTGGAGCTTTACTTATTTCTATATTTGTAGCGTGGAAGATGAAGCGTGATATCTTACTAGCAGAAGTACAACAAGGCTCAACAGGTAAAGTAGTCTGGTTCAAAGCGTGGTACTGCTTACTCAAATATGTAGTACCTGTAGCTATTATTGTTGTATTTATTAGCTTGGTGTTCGGACTATAGACTATATTGTTAGAGAATTAATTATCAATGAAATAAAGCTCTCCAACATAGCTTGATAGCTAGATGGAGAGCTTCTTTTTATCTTATTTACCGAGATAAGCATTTAACATCCAAATATGTTTTTGCAGATCAGTAAGGGTACCAAGCAACATATCGCTAGTGCTTTCATCACCAACTTCTTGAGCGAT
This is a stretch of genomic DNA from Brevibacillus laterosporus DSM 25. It encodes these proteins:
- a CDS encoding metal-sensitive transcriptional regulator, giving the protein MDYNDSVKNRLKRIEGQVRGVLKMMEEDKDCRDVVTQLSAVRTAVDRVIGLVVASNLEHCIREELEKGNDPEQVIKEAVDILVKSR
- a CDS encoding sodium-dependent transporter → MSKSEQWTSKLGFILAAAGSAIGLGAIWKFPYVAGTSGGGAFFLLFLLFTLLLGTPLLLGELIVGRSTGKDAVSAYKAIAPNTPWHWVGRLGIVTCFILLSFYSVVGGWILLYFIKSITGQLIGQGLDYNQLFGQTISDSWLVLSVQFLFMIITILVVSRGVTNGIEKANKYMMPALFLIFLALIVRSVTLPGAWEGITFFLQPNFSELTSKSILYALGQAFFSLSVGVSVMVTFSSYLPKNESLPKSTVSIVILTIITSLLAGLAIFPAVFSLGMKPTEGPGLLFVVLPAVFDHIPFGAFFLTTFLLLFLFATLTSAFSMLEISVAAITKGNQAKRASAAWKVGILIFVLGIPSALAYGVLGDITIFGKSFFDAADFLVSNILMPLGALLISIFVAWKMKRDILLAEVQQGSTGKVVWFKAWYCLLKYVVPVAIIVVFISLVFGL